The Tubulanus polymorphus chromosome 4, tnTubPoly1.2, whole genome shotgun sequence genomic interval TCTTCCGCGTactgaaatattgatttcgtatatacatgtaattcttttttccGGTTCTCTGTTGTGACAAGAATTTCCGAATCACCATTCAAATGACACGCGTGATCGTTTTGTACCTTTTCCAGTTGGTCTTCAGCTATTCCAACGCGTCCTTGTAATTTCGTCAGTACTTCACCAGGGCTAAAACGAATAGATTTAGATATACGTAGGCAAACACGTGCATGTATTAGTGGGGGTCGTAGAGGTAAATCGCGTTGAGGTGACCTCCGGTTTAATTGGAATTAATTAGCCAAATACTTACTTTACAGCATTGACTCGTACCCCAAATTCTGCTAGCTCTGAAATTGACACAATAAATCTTTCTTCTATTTATGAATGACCGAGACTGAGCTAGTCGTTTCAAAGGCTATTAATATTTCGTCGATGATATCAAGATTTGTGCAACGTGCCGTTAAAAGTGGATGCTTAGTATTACATATACCTATTGCTAGATTACGCATAAGATGATCCAGTGCTGCTTTTGACATGTTATAAGCAATCGTTTTTGCAGTCTATAAAAGCAGAAAATGACATTAGAAAAATTTAATCGATCTTGTGATGTATGGACAGCCAGTGTTTTCCATACTTACCACGATTAAACTATTGACGCTTGAAACCATGACTATATTTCCTGTAAAGAAGGAAATGACGTTGGTGGAGTTGATAACATCAGGACTGATTGTTCAACATATTGAGGTGGTGGATATAGTCATCTAaacatggacgtataaactagattatacaTCTATTTTATAAATGGATACCTTTTTGCTTAATGATGTGAGGTCGCACGAGTTTGGTCAAATAGAACACAGATCTGAGGTTGACTTTCATTATAAGGTCATAATCTTCCATCGTTTGCGTTTCAAGGTTTCCGAATTTCGCGGTACCTGCATTATTCACCTgggaaaatttgatgaaataaaatcgcTAAAATCTATTATCACTTATAGGACGCGCTAATATATTTCTAAGTCCTTACCAGAATATCGATGACTTCaaacttttcaatagttttatcaaccaaattttttattcCCTCATCTTCACCGGCAAAATCTACTATTACACTTAAAATCTAAAGCAcatagaaataaacaatggAAAACAAAAGAACGCTTGTCACTGTAGCTGAATCCGTTCAGATTGATTTCAGTCACCTGCGAATCCGCGACACCTTCGTGTTTACACTGATCAACCGTATCTTGAAggtcagcttcatttcttccGGTTAGGACTAATTTTGATCCGTGTCGAGCAAATTCTACAGCTATTGCTTTTCCAATTCCATTACTGGCTCCTGAAACACGATGTATATACGTACTACGTGTAAAACtaaggtaaaaaaaaaacatgtttcTAAAGATTCAGGaatgaaaaatctaatttattttttacttttattttttgaatttactTTTATCTTTTACTTTTAAAGAATTGACCCGCCATAAAACCTTGTAGCCTTGATTATAAACGGTACCGGTACTCATTTTTACGTATTTGAAAAGTAAACTatgggtccagggacaccatgcccaaaGGTGAAGTGGTTTCAATTGctaaacaatctaacaatttcaatattcaacgcccccatccaatgaccttgaaagatctaatgaccttgaaactcaccacaatcatagaacatgtcagcagctacaattttgtaattgattgtggtaacaaaatatgcctagttaccaatatatggaaatactaagtaattctactattcaacgccccctggtgaccatatgcaaagctctatgaccttgaaactcaccgtAATCATGGAACATGTagtgagctacaactttgcaattgattatggTAAGAAAAtgtgcctaggtaccaatataataaggaaatattaagttatgctactattcaacgccctctagtgaccatatagaataactaatgtccttgaaactcaccacaatcatagaccatgtcatgagctagaactttccaattgattgtggtaacaaaatatgcataggtacgaatataatatagaaatactaagttattgcattgttcaacgccccctggagGCCATTCTATCTATTTCTCACTATGTTTCCCACATTTATCCATCGCATAAGCATGTAGAAAGGGAATGACTGGTGTTGCCACGATGTAAAAACGTGTTGTCGGGCCTATGTGTTGTCAGTCCAGCAGTCGGACCAGTTCACAGAATCACAGGTACAAACGTCGTaaaactatatgatattcttCTATCCCGACTTAGGTAAAATGCGTACGTATCTAACTTGGTCGACCGGATTTGCTAATTGATTTTGACTCTTTTTCGACTTCCTCTGATGACCCGACCGGCCATGAGAAACGGGTACATTTTTAGCTCTGGATTTATTAGGCTTCAAAATATAccttatttctcaaaattctgAAGTCCAAAATTGTACACCcacccatcctcgcttgccaggggtccggtatcactcccgaactcgcttccaccagctccctggcctcacgaagcgtgatttcattaatggcgctgttgcgcatgacgtcatatatcgatttgcgaaatacttccttgttcagtaaaacgttcgctgattggtccatttaacgggaaaaccaatagaagccttaagtcgtttgttacaagtgctgtgattggtacgaccggattctggtcggctagtaacgactccaacgactcgtgaggtcaaggggttcggcgaacggctttagcgtagtgggtttgaatcccttGACGAGTGAAGATGACACCCACCAGGttgttttaatgaaaaaaagaaaaactgagAAAGACGGCCATAAAACGGCAAGGTCTTTGTAATTCAAACTTAGCCTGTGCCGGTGTTTTTGCGTATACACACCGATTGATCCCCTATTCAATAACGTATTACCCACGTgcttattgaagaaattgcaTGTTCACTTCAAGAAACATACAATATGATATGCATTTCATACCTGTTATAAGAGCGACTTTGTCTTTCAGTGACGTTGCCATTGTATCTGCGCTAGGCCTACTTATTCTCCAGCCCGTCTGTGTGTGTGCTGATATCACACTCCACGCGAGCCGTCCGGCGTAAGAAGTGGATCAATACAGCGATATCCCAGTACGTACATATCAATCTAACGTCTAACACGAGCTTTTACTGCATAAACTTTATTTGAACTACATGAACGTATGACACGAGGCCTTTATTTCAACTATGACACAAGGCTTATGATACTTTCAGGAACGGAACGAAAAGGATCAGGGCTGAGTATAATAAATACGTATCTTGTTCCTTTCCGTTCCTGCTTTTATCAATTCCGGAATACTGGAAGTAACGCTACGTTCAATGAAATAGGCTGAGACCCACTTCACGTCTGGCAATACGGCAATATGGTGTGGTTATTTATCTCTTGAATATGATAGCACCACCATCCACAGTAAGAGCCATCCCGGTCGTAAACGATGCCTCATCTGATGCTAAGAACCTGACCGCCTTCGCCACCTCTTCAGTTTCGCCGTAGCGTTTGAGAGCGTGGACCGCTGGACCAATTTCTTGCATGTACTGGAAGTAAATAAATGATGTTGAATCTCATTGTTTCTCTTAATAAAAGGCGCGCATCACAATTCAGAAAGAATTCGGAAGTGTTGTTGTCATTggccagtttcacgaaaaggtCTAACTACCATCGATTTAAGACAAACTGGACTCCATCGTTGTGAGGGATAGAGCTTAGAACCCGGTTGACAACTTATTAGTAAACTGCACTAGAATTATGAGTTATTTAGGAGAGGTTCCGATAAAGACCTACGGCCACTGTTGTACTTCTTTGTGAAGTTGAGAGAAGAAATCATTTCATGTGTCTTAAATAGCATCACTAAGAATGTACCTTTTCGAACTCTTCCTCGGTCATTCCAGCCCGTCTTTGGATTTTTGTGGGTACAGCTCCAGGACTACAAAATGTAAATTCATACATGTACCAAACATctaatacataatataatcTTAGAAAACAGATGTTAGCCCTAAATACGGGTCATGTGTTAAAGACTATAGTTTATCCACGTAACACAACTGACTCCAATGGGTCACAGTTATCGACTGAAATTGTCTTTTTTAACTTAGAATAAGCATTGTCCCTGTTAattatttgatgatattgGTAGATGTGGTTTGATTtttcccttacaaacccaccacacctgccaggTGCGAAACGGGGGGGgggttgattttgaaatcatgatTCGAAGTTATGCACGTTGAAcgatcggcggtcgaattaACAGAACtttttgttaaaattgatGTATAatataattggaaatttcgcGGCAATCGACTGATTGGCATAATCTTTAACCCGAGCCCAGACCCGGGTCGTAGAATATGGGATCAAAATTAATGGGGAAAAAACTTACTTTACAGAATTGACCCGAACTCCGAATTCTGCTAGTTCTGAAAGTACGATccaattgtttcattttaacacTGAAAGCCTCTAACATCCATTCGGGGGTTAGTGGTCTATATAATGTATCTACCTATTGCTAGATTTCGCATCAAATGATCAAGTGCTGCTTTCGACATGTTATACGCAATATCATTGCGAGTCTACAATAAAATGGATACATCAAAGATGAAGAATTTGGAATCCGGGATTGTATGTACGAATTTCAATCAGTTTCAAACAATTGATTTCTTACTTACTGCAATAATACTGTTAATACTAGACATCATAATGATATtccctgaaatgaaaatatcattccTAGTATTCAATGAAGTTCAAGTAAGGCCGCATGTCTTCAAGGACAGGGcctagttgcacagtcataCCATGAGGCCATGCGTGGTTACGGCTAGtctcaggggcggatccgtGGCTTAAGGTAAAGGGTAGCACAATTTTGAACAAAGGGCTGATCTAGGACAAACAGgacatttttgtaaatttattgCTTTTTGGTGCAATTTTCATGGACACGAAACTATCGGTACAGTAACATTTAGCCGCGCCTGAGTTTTGGACGTAAGAACTACGATGaccttagactggtcttaaatctgacTGCGACTGGTCCATGTTTGTATATATGATTCTAATACGGGCACCATCTGAATTCTAATCATAAGTTACCTACCTTTTTGTTTAATGATGTGGGGTCGAACGAGTTTAGTTAAATAGAACACAGATCTGACGTTCACTTTCATTGTGAGGTCATAATCTTCCATCGTTTGTGTTTCAAGGTTTCCGCGTCTTGAAGTACCTGCATTGTTTACCTGTAAAACCGGAGAAAGTGTTTTATCTATGTTTTTACTAATTGATTCCCCTCAAAAAGACCCATCAGGAGTATTATACCAGAATATCGATGACACCaaacttttcaatagttttatcaacTAAATTCTTTATTCCTTCTTCTTCACCGGCAAAATCTACTATTAAACTTAAGATCTAAAACAAATAgagaaattatagaaaacGAAATAAGACTTGAAACTGTGGATGAATTAAGTGAGTGATTTCAATCCACCTGCGAATCGGTGATTCCTTCGTGTTTACACTTATCAACCGTATCTTGAAGGTCAGCTTCATTTCTCCCGGTCAGGACTAATCTCGATCCGTGTTTAGCGAATTCTACCGCAACCGCTTTTCCTATTCCACTGCTGGCCCCTGAAAAATACGAGGTTAGCCCATATAGTTTCTTCTCAAAGCTTCGGCAGAGGACCTTTGATATCATCGAGTtagttattttcagttttcctACCCGTTATAATAACGACTTTTTCCTTAAGCATTGTCATTCCACTCTTGTTCGGAGAAGACTCAAAGAAATAAATGGTGATCTTATCAAAGTGTGCTGTGACATTAGGTCTTCGTACCTACGTACAACAACACGCAATACAGTAGGCTGTATACATTGTTATACGCAGTCATGTAACAGCTTTTCCAATAAAAAACAACGCAAATCTAATAAATGCCGCTCTTGGTTGGTACGTAATGTTGATTTTATCCAATTACACCCGATTTTGAATCCAGTGGCTTGATCCATGATAACATCTCTTGCGTCTGTTCTGAAAAACGTACACCTTTAtgtaattaaaaattaattctttaaattcaatgGGCAAAACAAATTATGTTCATAACTCTCTAGATTTTTAAAAGTTATGTAAAATCTTAGGAGAACTCGATCACTACAAGCTGTATCATGTTTTGTGCTGTTTCGGATTTTCTTTTTGGATTGTGAAGTGTTATGCTGCCATTTTCATAAAAGTGTTGCTTCCATCTTtatgaatatatcaatatgaATGTCATTTGTCAAAAGTTTATCAACCGACAATAAAGTTTaaagtatatatgtatatatataatataaaaccTATATTTCCATCCAGTTTGATTGTTTCTCGGAAACAGGTCACAACTGGCGTTGGAAAGAAATGTAGGTAGGGCGTGATTTTAGGAGGTCTTTGTGTTATATGGTAATTTGTTCCTTGCGCTTGTTCCTCTTTTTGGTTCATATCGTTTTCCGAGTTAGGGCAATATTCATATCTAATATCATATCATGGCAGTGGTGATCACAAGAGCAAAGTTATGCTAGGCTGACGATGCGTTCAAACTTCAGTTGATCTTCATAAACGTTTGTCCTATGGAAAAAAATCGATTGCAATATATTGGAATCGATTTTTACTTTAAACTATAGTTTAAAGTTCAAGTTGCCGTATAGCTTTTAGGACGTGAATCATAGCATGACTTGTTGTTATCAGCACCAGGTCCTGGACTTTCGTTAATAATAGATGTTTGCGGAAAAGTCAGTCCACTTCCACTCGAGACTGTGTCACCGTTTGTTAGTGATAACAAAACATATTAGGTTGCAAATTTCACTGGAAGCCAGGTAGCGTCTGTTATCCGTGCCGTCTTTTGGATCAAACCGTTAGGAAGAAATGGTCAAAGCGTATTTCGATCTAGCTTCAATGTTATTGGTTTTTATTCCCTACATGTTTCAGCAGGTGAAAGCCAACCATCTAATCCGTGTTAATATAAAACATGGACAAACTCAGCTGATAGATTACCGTATATATTCCTGATAACTGGGTGAGGTTCGTGGATATTCATACATGTATTCTTAATAGTTAAGAAATGGTTGCTGTAGTTGAAACATACTTATATAGCACCACGAGCCTATAACCATCACTACCATTTTGCTGTCCACCGTAGAACCAGTACACCTCCATTTTGAGCTATCTCTCTTAAAAAGCCGATTTCGTTGAGAGATAATTGTCGTGATGGTTAAAGGCTTGTTGGAAGCAGAATATCTTGTTTGTATTgaagcttatttcatgtgaatcggttgagaatATTTGCAAATACAGTCGATTGAGGTGGAGAGGTCATTTTGAGATTGATGATTGGTAACCCAATTGTTTCTTATAATACAGGAATACCGGGAGTCGTTAATGATATCAACTGtgtgacaagcccctgtgtGTTTTTCCTGAATAGAACTGATACATTTTTCAACCTGTTCAGATCCTTCACTATAagatatttcaccatttacaaTAAATTCATGTACAacgaatattgatatttcagtttaGTTAATTTGTCATTTACGCAATAAACTCTCGCAATAAATCTTAGTAATTTGTGTTCGATTCGCGAGAATTTTCTATTCGCAGTTCACAATAAATCTTACGATAAAGACTTAAAGTGATTTCTTTATATCGACGTTAGATTGATAACGCGAGAAGAGGCAGTCAGTTTTCCAGTACATTCTGAGACAGTCAGTACGCAGGCAGACGACCAGTACACGATCTGTGCGTAAATGATGATAACTCAGATGATAATTGGTCGAACCTACAACAATTACATCATTCACGTGGTGAACAGCTCTCGAATTTACCGTACTGTGTCACTGGCCATTCTGTTTATTGCGTTCCTGTTAGGAATCTTCGGAATTCGGCTACATTCCTTATAATGTTTAGTCGGATTTAGTCGCAGTTTATCGTACGCTTACAATCTTATCGTTCTGTCTCCCAGCGATTCCATACACTGTATCAATTATACGCTTATGCCTGTTTTACGATTTGTTTTCTTGCACGTTAGAGACGGTcctatattcatgatgaattcacggatcagttgtcaaatctatgaatttgtAATG includes:
- the LOC141904412 gene encoding putative short-chain type dehydrogenase/reductase y4vI; amino-acid sequence: MTMLKEKVVIITGASSGIGKAVAVEFAKHGSRLVLTGRNEADLQDTVDKCKHEGITDSQILSLIVDFAGEEEGIKNLVDKTIEKFGVIDILVNNAGTSRRGNLETQTMEDYDLTMKVNVRSVFYLTKLVRPHIIKQKGNIIMMSSINSIIATRNDIAYNMSKAALDHLMRNLAIELAEFGVRVNSVNPGAVPTKIQRRAGMTEEEFEKYMQEIGPAVHALKRYGETEEVAKAVRFLASDEASFTTGMALTVDGGAIISYAGRLAWSVISAHTQTGWRISRPSADTMATSLKDKVALITGASNGIGKAIAVEFARHGSKLVLTGRNEADLQDTVDQCKHEGVADSQILSVIVDFAGEDEGIKNLVDKTIEKFEVIDILVNNAGTAKFGNLETQTMEDYDLIMKVNLRSVFYLTKLVRPHIIKQKGNIVMVSSVNSLIVTAKTIAYNMSKAALDHLMRNLAIELAEFGVRVNAVNPGEVLTKLQGRVGIAEDQLEKYAEEVGPTVHALGRCGEREEVARAVRFLASDDASFTTGVTLPVDGGAAHKK